The following coding sequences are from one Desulfosporosinus orientis DSM 765 window:
- a CDS encoding double-cubane-cluster-containing anaerobic reductase encodes MEADCLCEFENLRAKSIKSIQAAKEDGRKIVGKYCIYSPMEIVLAAGAIPIPLCSTKQDPIAAAEKVLPRNLCPLIKSSYGYAASGACPYFNASDLLIAETTCDGKKKMYELLSEIKPLHLLQLPQKQDKEALEYWYGEIIKLKDRLEEEFGVTITEQDLRKAIHLMNEERRSLKDFQDIAKLKPSPISGMDILMVLYNRGFSIDKEEAIALVDSLTSELKELYRQGSSPFNAKTPRLLLTGVPVGIGSHKVVEIIEASGGNVVCFESCGGYKAVYDQVDEEKPPLLAIAEKYLRTPCSCMSPNRDRYELLEQLVDEFKIDGVVDLTWQACHTYNIESHSLKKYLQTKKNCPFLQIETDYSESDIGQLRVRIEAFIEMIASA; translated from the coding sequence ATGGAAGCTGATTGCTTATGTGAATTTGAGAATTTGCGGGCCAAGAGCATCAAGTCAATTCAAGCAGCCAAAGAAGACGGCCGCAAAATTGTTGGGAAATACTGTATCTACTCCCCCATGGAAATAGTCCTGGCTGCCGGAGCCATTCCCATTCCATTGTGCAGTACCAAGCAGGACCCTATTGCTGCTGCTGAAAAGGTTTTGCCCAGAAATTTATGCCCGCTTATTAAATCAAGCTATGGATATGCAGCATCCGGTGCCTGTCCGTATTTTAATGCCTCGGATCTTCTTATTGCTGAAACTACTTGTGATGGGAAGAAAAAGATGTATGAACTTCTTTCCGAAATAAAACCTCTTCACTTACTCCAGCTTCCCCAAAAGCAGGATAAAGAGGCTTTAGAGTATTGGTATGGAGAAATTATTAAACTAAAAGATCGGCTGGAAGAAGAGTTTGGAGTAACGATAACGGAACAAGATTTGCGAAAAGCCATTCACTTGATGAATGAAGAACGGCGTTCTCTCAAGGATTTCCAGGATATCGCCAAACTTAAGCCTTCCCCTATTAGTGGTATGGATATACTGATGGTTCTATATAATCGGGGGTTTAGTATCGATAAAGAAGAAGCGATAGCCTTGGTGGACAGCTTAACCTCTGAGTTAAAGGAATTATATCGTCAGGGAAGTAGCCCATTTAATGCCAAGACGCCAAGACTATTGTTAACCGGGGTTCCTGTTGGGATCGGCTCGCACAAAGTTGTAGAGATAATCGAAGCAAGCGGCGGAAATGTTGTGTGTTTTGAAAGCTGCGGAGGATATAAAGCAGTGTATGACCAAGTCGATGAAGAAAAGCCCCCGCTTTTGGCAATAGCCGAAAAGTATCTTAGAACGCCCTGTTCCTGCATGTCACCTAATAGGGACCGCTATGAGCTTTTGGAACAATTAGTGGATGAATTCAAGATTGACGGGGTCGTGGATCTTACTTGGCAAGCCTGTCATACCTATAACATTGAGTCCCATAGTTTGAAAAAATACCTACAGACGAAGAAAAACTGTCCCTTCTTGCAAATTGAAACGGACTATTCAGAATCTGATATCGGGCAACTAAGAGTTCGGATTGAAGCTTTCATAGAAATGATCGCCAGTGCCTAA